One window of Triticum dicoccoides isolate Atlit2015 ecotype Zavitan chromosome 5A, WEW_v2.0, whole genome shotgun sequence genomic DNA carries:
- the LOC119302808 gene encoding uncharacterized protein LOC119302808 codes for MSSADGGPARRRSWRQRSCSLFLEFLDLLRSHGLSRPLALTASNPPAPCPCQPCKAKKNIRVKNMYKQQRALASIVLFAVSHKDGQNKKDIRVTYILLCCTTMLELLLPCTIFSGLLVPCIFNFLNDPIEGWHDMVSQHNIMSICVRKNKPTFLMKLVTFDFLRELLNQHWYIHQVPIAYQITGKVHRHMEEGWKKYICDTTSYRSFSELRGQLALRMHHQLGWSLKMAFDESILIWHVATELCFYHPNTSPRRRQGEATQDSKSISNYMFYLLLIRPEMLILGTRPGLFKLANDQILKFSERPLNMTEENLVQAILEMSLPRSNDMITNARKLAEALMELGSEDERWIVIQGVWVEMLCYSASRCRGYLHAKSLGEGGEFLSYIYLLWSFMGMETLADRNHRSEPLHYEQEEALPSRSQGRDGQSAEGDIEMG; via the exons ATGTCTTCTGCAGATGGTGGTCCGGCGAGAAGACGCAGCTGGCGGCAGCGGTCTTGCTCTTTATTCTTGGAGTTCTTAGATTTGCTCAGAAGCCATGGGCTCTCAAGACCGCTAGCTTTAACAGCTTCCAATCCTCCAGCACCGTGCCCCTGTCAGCCATGCAAAGCGAAGAAGAATATACGCGTGAAGAATATGTACAAGCAGCAAAGAG CCTTAGCTTCTATTGTGCTCTTTGCCGTGAGCCACAAGGATGGTCAGAACAAGAAGGACATCAGGGTGACATACATCCTATTATGTTGTACCACCATGTTGGAGCTTTTGCTTCCCTGCACAATTTTCTCTGGGCTACTAGTTCCATGTATCTTTAATTTCCTTAACGATCCTATTGAAGGGTGGCACGACATGGTTTCCCAGCACAACATCATGTCCATATGTGTTCGCAAGAACAAGCCCACATTCCTCATGAAGCTTGTTACCTTCGACTTTCTGAGAGAGCTTCTTAACCAACATTGGTATATTCATCAAGTACCTATAGCCTACCAGATCACGGGGAAAGTTCACCGGCACATGGAAGAGGGGTGGAAGAAGTACATATGCGACACAACAAGTTACAGGAGCTTCAGCGAGCTACGAGGCCAGTTGGCTCTAAGGATGCACCATCAGCTAGGATGGAGCTTGAAGATGGCTTTTGATGAGAGCATCCTCATCTGGCACGTTGCCACAGAGCTCTGCTTTTATCACCCCAACACATCCCCTCGACGTCGACAAGGAGAAGCCACACAAGACAGTAAGAGCATATCCAATTATATGTTCTACTTGCTTCTCATCCGTCCTGAGATGCTAATACTTGGCACCAGGCCAGGTCTTTTCAAGTTAGCCAACGACCAGATTTTAAAATTTAGCGAGAGACCGCTCAACATGACAGAAGAAAATCTTGTGCAGGCGATCCTTGAAATGTCGTTGCCGCGATCAAATGATATGATTACCAATGCACGCAAACTCGCCGAAGCACTAATGGAGCTAGGCAGTGAGGATGAGAGGTGGATTGTGATCCAAGGTGTGTGGGTGGAGATGCTCTGTTATTCCGCCAGCAGATGCAGGGGGTACCTGCATGCCAAGAGCTTGGGTGAAGGCGGGGAGTTCCTTTCCTACATCTATCTCCTTTGGTCGTTCATGGGAATGGAGACATTGGCGGATAGGAATCACAGGTCAGAGCCTCTTCATTatgaacaagaagaagcacttccTTCCCGTTCCCAAGGCAGAGACGGTCAATCTGCAGAAGGCGACATAGAGATGGGCTAG